In Rhodamnia argentea isolate NSW1041297 chromosome 5, ASM2092103v1, whole genome shotgun sequence, the DNA window TGGTTATCCTAGATGCATATACTAATCTGCTAGTAGAATGTTCAGGATTCACACACTGGCTTGCTGTTAATTTCACTGGCCTTGGTCCTGTCACTGGTCAAATGGCCCTTTTTGGTGGCTGGCTGGTGGTGTTTAAAGTGGGATGTTAAGTTTTGCCACTTGAGCCTCATTTGATGTTGCATCAAAGACTCGGTTACACAAATCGAGCAAATTAGCagatttgattgcacaaaagaaaatttctatgATGAAATTGAGAAGCTGCAAGTCAGAGGACCAACATTCTTCTTGAGCCTTATCATATGTTCCTTTACTACATGGTTCAATAAAACAAGATTGACAAAGTTTAATTGTCGTCAATTCTTAGGATGGAGTTTCGGAGGCTGTGAAGATTCTGGAAAGGGAGATATGTTGTTAAGGTGGAAGGCTCCTTAAAGTGTACAACATATATCCTGTAATGAAATGGACTGTATTCTGGACAATATGTATGTTTTGGGGGTTGGGGTATTTTGTTCTCATAGTGGGGCAGTAGATGCAGGGatggaaacaaaaggaaaagaaaaagaaagagggcaCAAGTTATAAAAGCACACTAGACATGAATTGCCATTAGATCTTGAAAAGTTTTTTGAAAAGGAGCAACTGTGTTTGGATGTCTAGAATACTTTTAAATGATTAGAAACATTGTTTCGGTGCAATTAAGAATTACCGGTAGACAAAGAAGAATCgaacaagaaattgattttatgGCTCTTCAACTGACCACAAGAGTCAACCCCACAAGGCTTCCCTTTTGGCCAACCACCACTCGATTGATGACCCAGAAGGGACAACGCAACCCTCTGGAGCTCCACATGACGTTACTTCCACAGCGTGGAGAGGAAAGTGTGTTATGGTTGAGCAGTACGCCAAAAAAAATCGCCATGAGAAAAGATGAAACCAAGAAAGTACTCGAAAAGAGGCGGCAAAGGAATCAAAATGGGGACTGAAAACTCCATATCCATACCTGAGATGATAGTGGAATCATTGATCTTACCGTGGGCATCCACCGAAGACCTACTTAAGATTAAGGTcatgcatgtgaaatggatttGGATCGAAAAGATTACTTTGATCGGAGTGGCGACATCGTTTGGAGGGAGTGCCATGTTGTTTATTTACTAGCCAAATGCCCGCTCAATGCTCGGATTAGGAAATATGACACAAGTGATCTCtaattttgatccaatgtgcaaattttttttttttgttaaatgtgCAATTCAATTTGTTAAATATAATCCCTGGATTATTACCAAATATATAATGTTGAATTAGGAATATAGATTTCCACATGGGGTATTGtcaaagaaaaactcaaaatgaaATCTCCAACAGAGGCCACCAATCAAATAAACAACAGAGATCCTTAGACGATGCTCTCCATGTATAATAATCAACATCATCAAATAACACGTCTATGGATTGTTTGAGCAAACGGAAGGATAATGTTGAACATTTACCTATAGTTTAAGAAtcacataaattaaaatttaaagatGAAAAAACATGTTGGGCCAAAATTCAGAAAGTCGTTTCCCTTCCGGATTAGAATCCTTGAACAAAGATTAGAGATACAAGAGTCAGGAACCTCCACACCATCACTAGCATTAAGTTAAGAGTTGCACGTTTGTGTTATCTGATCCGATCCAACTGCGGGTATTCTTCCATTTAACTCTTTGACGGTCCAAGGTTCTCGCAAACAGCTTTCTGTCGCCACTGAAGCCTAAAAAGGCAATAAATCACACATCACCCAAGCGGGGAAAAAATCTCAGAGTCCATGACTATGAAAAGTTCTAGAAAAGAGCTCAACGTTCTCTTGCAGATGATAGATCAATGTGGCTACATgttagaagaaaatgaagatgggAAGCAGAATAAAAGATGCAGAGGACAATTAAATTCTGACTAAAAAAATTGAGCTTTCCCTGAAAAAATAACCTACGTTGTCTGACATTCTTTTGTGTTATTCTTATCCCATTTACTAGCTTCTACATATAAAGGTGTAGATAACTTAATGTTACCACTACTATACAAGCTTATGTGCTATTTTGTTTTACCCCCTCAATTTGCATCTGGTATTACtcttaaagaaagaaaaataatcttgTCCACCAGTCAGGCATGATGCAACTGGGTTCGCAGGGGTGAGGCATACTGCACGATTCTTTAGCATCTTCTATTAGGATCTTAGTCCAAGCATCTTGTCAGTCAGCTGTGCTATGCAGAACCATTTTTAACCAAAGGAAAATCATCTTCAACTACTTCTGAAACTGGGTTGTCCTCAGCCCAGACTGCAGCATCAAGGTATCCAAGCTCAAACAGCCTGTCAAGGATCTCATCTTCTGCAGGTTCGAGCGCCCAGTTGAAAAGCTGACAAAACCCTATTGTCAGTTATCTTCACCATGGATAATCAAAACTTACTGCAGGAACTAAGATTACCTCTCTGGGGCTTGCCCTATGTTCTGGATTGCAATCGGGGCTGATCCCAATCCCTTGCAACCCTAGTTGAGTGGCTGGAAAGGCACAAACCCGGACCTGTAGGGGAAAAAACTGGGATAAAAATGACTCGTTCATGAGTAGCTTTTATGACCAATTTGAATGGTCTAGCATGGACAATCACAGAAGACCTCATCCCACAGAAATAACCATCGTATCCAAATACTGGCAAATGTTACTCTCCAAAAGTTCTTAAGGGATCCTGAGAATATTCACTTTGCCACTTTCCAATACTGGCGAATGCAATTTGCAATACTAGTACTAGGGCCAAAAAAGGAACAATCCCTGCCTCAACTAGATGCTTGAATGCACTGCACAGGAAGTAATGATACTTTACCAGTCACCAAGCACGCTAAAACAAGAAGATATATCTATCAAACAGGCATGCACCATGCAGTGAGACTTCGTGAGAACCACATTTATCGGTTACCAACAGGAAAAATGGGGGTAAAACAAGCCCAGATAAACACAGGAAACTGCTTTAaggaaaggatgagaaaaactaaagaaatgCTGAAGCAATTCAAAAAGTTCCATGCTAAAGAGCTAGAGTATGCAAGTCCAAGAAGCAGTATTGCTACTGTTAAATTCTCCTTTTCATACTACCAAACAACAAACATATGTATGTCGTCTTGAGGATAAACATGTCCATGCCAAAACTGAGAGTCATCATCGATGGAGGTTAAGGAAAAAACTCAAGGTAAGCACCGGCGCTAAGTTACAGGTTGCCAAAACTAATCATGACATTTCCACTCAACTGATGGACATGGGAATCGACCTAAATGATTCTCACCAAGTAATTAGTCCACCCTTCTCCCAAATAGATCTCAACCACCTGACCACGTTTCATATTTTAGATGCTATGATGTAGAAACATGCGGTTTCTTTGGATGCCAGGTAAACAGAGACaagtttaaatgatttttcaggACAAATCAGCTCTCGCTCTTTAACATGCTAAAGAAATATAATACCCAAGCACATACAGTTTGAGCGGCAGATGTAGGTGGCATGAACAACGTCAGACCCCCGTCAATGCATAGTCGATTACGAAATAAAGTGGCTGGTCGTGGCGCGAGATATCTGCACCATATTAGATCTCTCCATAAACTGCATTGGACAAGGCAATTTACTACAAAGACAAAAATTTAGCAACTATTCACCCCGGGATGAAGGAAGAAGTGAATACTGCATTGATAAGATCTTCTTTGGAGTCAAACTGATCCACCAGTAAACCCCTAGGCCTCCAAAGGATCTGGGTAACAGCAACTGCAACACCAAATCTTAAGAAGATGCTATAAATAATACTTGCATAAAATTAATAGCTCAATAAAAAAACAGTTTTAAGTGGTGACTTTCATGAACTATCGCAAGCATAGGCCACTAGTCAAGTTCCTCTAATTGCATACAGAAGAGTAAGCTTAACGTTGAGAAGCCTTTCCGATCTAGTCCTGTAACCCCTAACAGTTCAATACAAACCTCTATCTATAGATGGTCTCAAGTAACAGTGAAAGGCGTAACAGCTGCAACATCCAACACATCTTCCAGTCACGGATACCACTTCACTCACTTATAACAATAAGCTTCAGTTCAAGACTTCTTCTATGTAGAAGCAAAATCTGCAACAGTCTATGAATTGGCACTGGTTATTAGAAATTTAATGCTCATGCTTTTGGAGACAAATCCTAATTTCAAACCAAAGTAGGATGGACAAAAACAGGGAGTAAAAAGAGAATAGCTAGCTTATAGACGTTTGAAGACGAATAAGAGGAAATAGGGGACGAGCCATAACCCTTCCTCCGGAGAGTAGCTTGCTTATAGATGTTTGAAGACAAATAAGAGGAAACAGTGGACCAAACCCCGAAACCCcgccccccccccttttttccttCAAGGAGTACTCCACATCGTGCAAGTGTACAACACAAGCAGTTTGACAAATCGAATACATTTGACAGAAACTCATACATAGTAAGACAAGGTATTGGACTTTCAAGGATTATTTAGAGTTGGAATTAGGTTGGGATAGGCTCCGGCATAGCTATTTGTCAACTAAAAGTATACTAATACCCCAATACCTTTATCTACTACTCCATCAGGCATTACCATTCATGTTTTGCTCCCATGAGCTAGTCACTTATGCTCTTCATTAAATTAACACAAACTCGATATCACATTGTCAGCATTCACACAACAACAAAGAAGTGCTAGATAGAGCACACAGGCagcacgcagagagagagaagaggggatGAAAATGGAATTCGCACTTACTGCGGACCCTTCCATTGGACCTGGTATGAGCATCTTCAGGAAGGAACTTATCAAGCACATCACGAAGAACAGCCTAACACAACAAGCATAAGAAATGCCAATGTTTATGGAAAACATAGTCATAAATTTCATAACAATGAGAATCGATGTCATGTTCTGTGGGGTGAAATGTCTTTGATGACAAAATAGAGTCCCGCAGAAACAGTGGATAATGACAAAAACAGTATTCTTTTGGTCCGCACAAACTTTTTGACTCCTCATTTAACAAGATAACTGAGTAAAAGTTATGCCTACAACTATTGGGAAAGATTatatggagaaaaataaaatttaagaagTATCATGTGAAAAAATACAGTCCATACCCCGAGCCGAAAAGCAGTTCCTCTTCTGCGACAATCCTCAGCTAGTACCTTAGTAGCCATCAAAGCCCCTTCCATGCTGGCTCCAGAAGCAACCACTGCACATACTATGGCGCCAGCTGATGAACCAGCCAATGGTGTGGTTTCCtaatacacacaaaaaaaaaatcttcaaccaaAGTAAAGACTAAGTCACTAAGTGCACAAGTGACATCACATGTACATAGAAACCCATGCAACACACAGGAAGCTACTGGAtacaaacaataaaaagaaataaagcaaGAGAAAAAAGTTAACTTTAGCCAATTAAGTTTGTAATATGTTAATAATCCTAGCAAACTACTTACTCATTCTCAGTAATTAAAGCAGACTAGGGTAAAGAACACACCATAAAGGAGTTAACAGTTCACAGTAGTGACTCTACTAGTACATAACATAGATGTCATATCAAGCTATGAATCTTAAAGGATGTTGTAAAGTGAATCAGGAAATAGAATTTGCTAAAGTACCTCATTTTCCATGAGGTAATATTAACATAACCCTTTTGCTTCATAAAGTAGTTTGGAGGCCAATGACAAAAGAATAATATCTTTCACATATATGTCCTAAATTTCTATTAATCAGCAATTCAAACACATGATTTGTTTCAAACAAAAATTGGACTTCAACAGCAACAGAAGGTTGTCGACAAGTGCATATCAATAGATCATGAGTTTATGGTAGTAACTTCCATGAAACTGTTACAATACCATACAAGAACCATGATAGTATAAGATCTTATGACTCAAACATCAAAAATAAGTTGAACCAATAGACTCATTTGAGTTTTGATATATTGGTGGGGAAATGAACAATTCACAGTGACTTGCTAATCAATAGATTCACTTAATAGCTTCGTGGCATTTGGGCCATGAACTGCAAGATAGGAATTGAAAAATGTATCTGCTATGTACCTAACTTAGACCAACGTGGTATTGCAACCTAAACGCCCATAGCTGGTTAAATAAAAGGAAGGGGATAGCACAAGTCAGACTTTACAGACAGTACAACAGATTGAAACATTTGACATCGCCAATCCCAAGTATACTCTCCTCATTGTCCTGATTAGTTACAGGCACATCAAACCCATTAAGAGGATCATCTTGCAAACGATCAGCAAGTATACTCTCCTCATTGTCCTGATTAGGGTCATCTCATGAATTTGGCCGAACCAACCAAGACGTAAGCCACAATAAACTTCAGGCCTAACTCAACTTCCAATAACCACGCTTCAAGATCATTTCATATCCAATGAGCCAAGAAATATCTACCAAAGGACCAAAGTATTccagagaaaacaaaattgaaCCTTGATATAGCCCTTCTCGATGAGGAATTGCGCGACCCCAAGATGGTATGGGAACAAGAGCCCGGCTGCCGAGAAGCTGAACCCGGGACTAGTCACCACTCTCCTCTTCTGCTCCGCCTCCACATCCTTAATCCTCTGCTCCCATATCACATCAGGCTCTATCTCGTCCTCAATCACGATGCCAATCCTCTCCTTACTGTCGTACCCCGCGCTCCTCCCGCCGCCATTGACGCTCGCCCCGTTCGGACCGTCCCTGAGGAAGCCCGTCTCCGACCCGGCGCTCCCTTCCTTCCTGCTGTTGCGGCTCTTGATCAGCCGAGAAGCGATGCCGAGGAAGAGCTCCCCAGTGGCAATGGCGAACGATTTCTTGTCCGTCTGAGACGAATTGAGCTTCTGGGTCTGGTCTTGGCTTGGGTTTCGGTTCTGGGTCTCGTTCTGGCTCTGGTTCTGGCTCTGAGTGGAGGGTTTAGAAGAGAAGGCTAAGGTTTCGAGACGAGGAGGGAGGCGAGCGAAGGTGGGTCGGGAGGTCAGAGAAGGGAAAGGGTTGGCTTGGTggggagagagatagagggaggagagggaggagggagccatggaaatgaaaaaggttGCAGAGGTTTTGGCTCCACACTCTGTTCTGTTCTGGCTGTACAGGAAGTAGTTTTTGAAGTcgccttctttctttccttctcttatTTAAAACCGATAGTGATATAACTAGTCTTCCTTCCCCAAATATCacatattttttccaatttttttttaattcttcaaTACTTCGTATTATCAaaaatacttcatttttttatgtttcaagacttcgaattttttaaaacaaaaaaaaaagtatctcaTAAAGATCTATTATTTCGATAGATTGAATACGCAAGGAAAACCCGACATATTAAGCACGCAATTATTATATCCGATTGCTCTTGAAAAGACTCCCGTTTTAGCAAATAATtgataagttattttttttgggggaatgCATTAAATGCGGGAAAATTAAGAGAAAGCCCGCGTCAAATTTACATGATTAAATAAGGAATTACTCGACATATTGTTCGAATTATAAAATTCCCTTTaatgattttcataaaatcCATCCAATGGAACACGTGATTTTCGTGCGATGAGTATCCCTTGTCGTCCTTTTCGTGAAAATACTATAAAGACAAAATGCGTTTCTCGTTTGTTTCGGTTGGCGTTTTCTGTATGTTTGAGTGCGACTTACGTTTGGTTTTTTGccgggagagggagagagagagagaaaggcggGCGGGCGGACTCTGCCAACCGAAACAACGTCCACAACCGGCGAATTGCGGTATTTCGGttttatattattttcatcgatcggaattttatatatttggaatttttctctcATGCCTTCTTTCATATCGACGCCTCAGCTTTCCTCGCTTGTAAAGCCTAAATTTTCCGCCATCGACTCATTTATCATCGAGAATCAAGGAACGGATAGCCCGATGTTTCGAGCGTGTTTCGGGCCGGATGCCGATGTTGAGATTCTAACATACGCCACGCATATCGACATGGGAACATGGACTCGCGTCTCGGGCAATTAGTAATCCAAAGATGGGCCAATACAAACACCGACGCATTGGCCCCATAGTCGAAATAATCTTAAAAACCTGTTCTCTGACTTTAGACATGGTTTTCCTTTAAAAGGCAGTAAAAATTTTGCTCTAACCCTTTAATTGGAGTATTAGAGTTTTTCACGTTATTTATGACTtcgtttattttacgaaaaatgaatgatctgaaaaaaaaaaattataaaaatgaccgtttgatcaattgaaataattagtcaataaaaaatattttcaatatcaataataatttataattaaatatttagatgaataatgaaaatattttttgtttattgacTTTTGTAAACTATACaagcattatttttttaaaaaaatatattctttaaattatttatttttcgcgaaacaaagtGGAGCTCGttgtttaaaagaaaatttggtcCTCGGAATGCGTTGAACAGCGTAAGGCTAACCATATCAAGTCTCTACTGCTCAACAGCATTACAGAAAACTAAGTTGAAATCCAGTATACCCGAAATGTTGAAGACCCTTTCCCATTATGCAGGTCTTACAATCCACTTACGAGTCGAACAGATTGGAATCCAGTTTAAAAGCAACTTCTGTACCTTAGTATCTCAATGCCCAAATAATCAAGAGGACCAGGAACTGCAACATGAGGCTTCCCGACTTTCACACGAACAGCCGTTATCCGGGGGAATTTTGCCAGAGCAGTGGACGCAATGTGCTCTGCCACCGCCTCTAGAAGATTCTTGGGCGGTCCTTCCACGACTTCCTTCACTATGCTGTCAATTAGATAGGAAGTACACTTGGGAATGGTTCATACAATCGATCAAAACTCAAGATAAGTATAATGCTGCTAGCAGTGGAGGAGGCACTCTTGCTATTTAATCATTCATTGCGATCAACCGAAGTCATGGCCCAATTAAACAAGTTCAAACAAACAATAGCATGAGTATTTGGAGGCAAGAACTTGGCAAGCAAATCAACTTTCACACAGACAACATTCTTCAAGGCATTTGGACTTACCCTACTAAATAAGCTTCAAGTGACTCACCGATAGATGTCAGTGTAACTGACAGTATCAGACAACACGTCCGACTTTCCAGCTGCCTGGAGATCCATCCAAGCATCTACATCAATCAAAAATTTCTGACCTAGTTTCCTCTCTTCTGACTTCACCCCATGGAAGCCATGGAACAACAAGCCTCTCAATATGAGCTTGTCACCCCTCAACACCTCGAGGTTTTCCATCGACATTCCTGACAAAAATGACGTCGGATTTATCAGAAAAACATGCTAATAAAGTCATTGAAGAGTAAGGTCATTTCTACTCGATGAAAATTTGCTTGAACTTTCAAAATGCGATGATCAAGACATTGATTAGTTATCAGTACTTGCTACATTTTTCGGCTCCAAAGCTTGCCCTAGAGATATGATGAGGAGGATAATCGTGCGAATACA includes these proteins:
- the LOC115727216 gene encoding dihydroneopterin aldolase 1-like isoform X2; the encoded protein is MSMENLEVLRGDKLILRGLLFHGFHGVKSEERKLGQKFLIDVDAWMDLQAAGKSDVLSDTVSYTDIYRIVKEVVEGPPKNLLEAVAEHIASTALAKFPRITAVRVKVGKPHVAVPGPLDYLGIEILRYRSCF
- the LOC115727220 gene encoding patatin-like phospholipase domain-containing protein 2 — its product is MAPSSLSSLYLSPHQANPFPSLTSRPTFARLPPRLETLAFSSKPSTQSQNQSQNETQNRNPSQDQTQKLNSSQTDKKSFAIATGELFLGIASRLIKSRNSRKEGSAGSETGFLRDGPNGASVNGGGRSAGYDSKERIGIVIEDEIEPDVIWEQRIKDVEAEQKRRVVTSPGFSFSAAGLLFPYHLGVAQFLIEKGYIKETTPLAGSSAGAIVCAVVASGASMEGALMATKVLAEDCRRRGTAFRLGAVLRDVLDKFLPEDAHTRSNGRVRIAVTQILWRPRGLLVDQFDSKEDLINAVFTSSFIPGYLAPRPATLFRNRLCIDGGLTLFMPPTSAAQTVRVCAFPATQLGLQGIGISPDCNPEHRASPRELFNWALEPAEDEILDRLFELGYLDAAVWAEDNPVSEVVEDDFPLVKNGSA
- the LOC115727216 gene encoding dihydroneopterin aldolase 2-like isoform X1; the encoded protein is MVGVWCVRFPTFDFAFDALFGMSMENLEVLRGDKLILRGLLFHGFHGVKSEERKLGQKFLIDVDAWMDLQAAGKSDVLSDTVSYTDIYRIVKEVVEGPPKNLLEAVAEHIASTALAKFPRITAVRVKVGKPHVAVPGPLDYLGIEILRYRSCF